A window of Torulaspora globosa chromosome 8, complete sequence contains these coding sequences:
- the MSC3 gene encoding Msc3p (ancestral locus Anc_8.440) — translation MVFGMNKRERRVPDLSRYDYHYQNKDDFNRSSRLSAAAAHAASAGAYAPGTLRSQPQRSQSMTHSSSQAIRRVAPNRGPARVPKSGSGHNYPTYSLQGSTQPRRASVTSNNSAARVRNGNGSRANSITVKTTEVRDPQGRTQSITRRTIRRVNGYEYVETTTTTTQAIPIVDAEKHFDEFSGNYIIQEDDGAEEPSEGEQPSREPRSGHAYTALTEPKRSSGAALAGGSEGELPLDQTSSLSQFSDALEYIPDQTNRHSRQQRKTVRQGPAAGSRKSPQQASQTRKQQPKRALTEKEMYAKAYAIAQQSVYKTDDSGSGASAPQSRMGQRTLRDSASVDVGSTISSGSSGKPKSKPKRISSFFQRNGKNQNEVTEQSVPQEIEKPQIQAPKSPLPKAPVITAKQKLSDEEMYRQALAIAQEKYGQNQKPVPTNPAPAEPQEQVNEPLQHTSRQEPVKATSSEAVQRSNSNVEEQDSDVFERPEATTATKTTTPEANEGAQINEWERYDMEHPEPEGKKASGERKSKIKNMFEKVKQFSIENSGYQPSKGSTTKAVAVESQAAEEINIIKVAPLGRNQSISSHGASTTRNVEESLETTNRHFDDQASETSFHRSIKKTVAAEPPQQQETAPTEEPTARNETKRTKNNFLKKLFSRS, via the coding sequence ATGGTTTTTGGCATGAACAAGAGAGAACGAAGGGTTCCAGACCTTTCTCGATACGATTACCACTACCAGAACAAAGATGATTTCAACAGGAGTTCAAGACTGTCAGCGGCGGCTGCTCACGCAGCATCAGCGGGTGCTTACGCACCCGGGACGCTGCGTTCGCAACCGCAGAGGAGCCAATCGATGACTCACTCGAGCAGCCAGGCGATCAGGAGGGTTGCGCCGAATCGAGGACCAGCAAGAGTGCCCAAGAGTGGCTCAGGGCACAATTATCCAACATATTCGCTCCAGGGCTCAACACAACCAAGGAGGGCCTCTGTGACTTCAAACAATTCTGCTGCGAGGGTTCGCAACGGCAATGGCTCAAGAGCCAACTCGATCACTGTGAAGACCACGGAGGTCAGGGATCCGCAGGGAAGAACGCAATCGATTACCAGGCGGACAATCAGGAGGGTCAACGGATATGAGTATGTGGAGACTACGACCACGACCACACAGGCAATTCCGATTGTAGATGCTGAGAAACATTTTGACGAATTCAGTGGTAATTACATTATACAGGAGGACGATGGAGCAGAGGAGCCTTCTGAAGGAGAGCAGCCGAGCCGGGAGCCTCGTTCGGGACATGCTTATACTGCTCTGACCGAGCCAAAGCGATCATCCGGCGCAGCACTAGCTGGGGGTTCGGAAGGCGAGTTGCCGTTGGATCAGACAAGCAGTCTTTCGCAGTTTTCAGATGCCTTGGAGTACATTCCGGATCAGACCAACAGGCACAGTAGACAGCAACGGAAGACGGTGAGGCAGGGGCCTGCGGCAGGTAGTCGGAAGTCCCCTCAGCAGGCATCGCAAACTCGCAAGCAGCAACCGAAAAGGGCTCTTACAGAAAAGGAAATGTATGCAAAGGCATATGCGATTGCTCAGCAGAGCGTATACAAGACGGATGACAGTGGTTCTGGAGCCTCGGCGCCGCAAAGTCGAATGGGACAGAGGACACTTCGAGACTCAGCATCAGTCGACGTTGGCTCGACGATCAGCAGTGGCTCTTCAGGAAAGCCGAAATCCAAGCCCAAAAGAATAAGCTCCTTTTTCCAGCGGAATGGCAAGAACCAAAATGAAGTAACTGAGCAATCTGTTCCCCAGGAGATCGAAAAGCCACAGATTCAAGCACCCAAGTCTCCTTTGCCTAAGGCACCTGTTATCACTGCAAAACAAAAGCTGAGCGACGAGGAGATGTATAGGCAGGCGTTAGCAATCGCACAAGAGAAGTACGGTCAGAATCAGAAGCCAGTACCGACGAATCCAGCCCCAGCGGAGCCTCAAGAACAGGTAAATGAGCCATTGCAGCATACCAGCAGGCAAGAGCCAGTGAAAGCGACTTCCTCCGAAGCCGTTCAGCGGTCGAACAGCAACGTGGAAGAGCAGGATTCGGATGTGTTTGAACGTCCTGAAGCAACCACAGCTACGAAGACAACCACCCCCGAGGCCAATGAAGGTGCGCAAATAAATGAATGGGAGCGTTACGATATGGAGCATCCCGAGCCCGAAGGCAAGAAAGCTTCTGGTGAGCGCAAGTCAAAAATTAAGAACATGTTTGAGAAGGTCAAGCAATTTTCGATCGAAAACAGTGGTTACCAGCCGTCCAAGGGATCCACGACTAAAGCTGTTGCTGTCGAGTCCCAGGCTGCAGAGGAGATCAATATAATAAAGGTGGCACCTCTTGGGCGTAATCAGAGCATTTCCTCTCATGGTGCCTCCACTACGAGAAATGTCGAGGAGTCCTTAGAGACAACGAACCGTCATTTCGATGACCAGGCCAGCGAAACATCTTTCCATAGATCCATCAAGAAGACCGTCGCTGCTGAGCCACCGCAACAGCAAGAGACTGCCCCAACAGAGGAACCGACAGCCAGAAACGAAACAAAGAGGACCAAGAACAAttttctgaagaaactgtTCAGTCGTTCGTAA
- the HTA1 gene encoding histone H2A (ancestral locus Anc_8.439) codes for MSGGKGGKAGSAAKASQSRSAKAGLTFPVGRVHRLLRRGNYAQRIGSGAPVYMTAVLEYLAAEILELAGNAARDNKKTRIIPRHLQLAIRNDDELNKLLGNVTIAQGGVLPNIHQNLLPKKSAKPGNASQEL; via the coding sequence ATGTCCGGTGGTAAAGGTGGTAAAGCTGGTTCTGCTGCCAAAGCTTCCCAATCAAGATCTGCAAAGGCTGGTTTGACTTTCCCAGTCGGTAGAGTGCACAGATTACTGAGAAGAGGTAACTATGCTCAGAGAATCGGTTCTGGAGCCCCAGTGTACATGACGGCTGTCTTGGAGTATCTAGCTGCCGAAATTCTGGAATTGGCCGGTAACGCTGCTAGAGATAACAAGAAGACCAGAATCATCCCAAGACATTTGCAATTGGCCATCAGAAATGATGACGAATTGAACAAGCTGTTGGGCAACGTGACTATCGCCCAAGGTGGTGTCTTGCCAAACATTCACCAGAACTTGTTGCCAAAGAAGTCTGCAAAGCCAGGTAACGCTTCTCAAGAGTTGTAG
- the HTB1 gene encoding histone H2B (ancestral locus Anc_8.438), protein MSAKAEKKPASKAPAEKKPAAKKTAPSTENKMKRAKIRKETYSSYIYKVLKQTHPDTGISQKSMSILNSFVNDIFERIATEASKLAAYNKKSTISAREIQTAVRLILPGELAKHAVSEGTRAVTKYSSASSQA, encoded by the coding sequence ATGTCCGCTaaagctgaaaagaaaCCTGCTTCCAAGGCTCcagctgagaagaagccagCCGCCAAGAAGACGGCTCCTTCCACTGAGAACAAAATGAAGAGAGCAAAGATCAGAAAGGAAACCTACTCCTCTTACATCTACAAAGTTTTGAAACAAACACACCCTGACACTGGTATCTCTCAGAAATCCATGTCCATTTTGAATTCGTTTGTGAACGATATCTTCGAGAGAATCGCCACCGAGGCTTCCAAACTGGCTGCTTACAACAAAAAGTCCACCATTTCCGCCAGAGAAATCCAGACTGCGGTGAGATTGATCTTGCCCGGTGAGTTGGCTAAGCACGCCGTCTCCGAAGGTACCAGAGCCGTTACCAAGTACTCTTCGGCCTCCAGCCAGGCTTAA
- the CCC1 gene encoding Ccc1p (ancestral locus Anc_8.437) encodes MSVVALKNAVVGIISSRKENSPLLTNDNSSSASREFYGTNADLESGRPDPANLNRSSSSTESGKQSSDADRNNSSRSKRSESGWFNSVDPRVISDMIIGLSDGLTVPFALTAGLSSLGDSKLVITGGIAELISGAISMGLGGYLGAKSESDYYHAEVKQEKRKFYDNTALINHEIEDILLEINPNFSDETIVSFIKDLQKTPELMVDFIVRYGRGLDEPAENRQSVSAATIGGGYFVGGLVPLLPYFFVSEVGTGLIWSIVIMAITLFWFGYFKTQVSMSNNCTLQKKISEGFQMVAVGGIAAGSAWFFVRILG; translated from the coding sequence ATGTCGGTGGTTGCGCTGAAGAATGCTGTTGTGGGGATTATCTCGTCGAGGAAAGAGAATTCTCCTTTATTGACTAATGACAATAGCTCATCGGCTTCGAGAGAGTTTTATGGCACCAATGCGGACTTAGAGTCTGGTAGACCGGATCCTGCCAATTTGAACCGCAGCAGTAGCAGTACGGAAAGTGGTAAGCAGAGTTCAGACGCTGACCGGAATAATTCCTCTCGGAGTAAGCGTTCGGAGAGCGGATGGTTTAATTCCGTAGACCCTCGAGTGATCAGTGATATGATCATCGGGCTAAGTGATGGCCTAACGGTGCCTTTTGCTTTGACAGCAGGGCTGTCCAGCTTGGGAGACAGCAAATTGGTGATAACTGGTGGGATTGCTGAGCTGATCTCCGGGGCTATCTCGATGGGCCTTGGTGGTTATTTAGGGGCCAAGAGTGAAAGTGATTATTACCATGCTGAGGTGAAAcaggagaagagaaaattCTACGATAACACGGCTCTGATAAATCACGAAATAGAAGACATTCTATTAGAGATCAACCCAAATTTCTCAGATGAGACCATTGTCTCCTTTATCAAGGATTTGCAAAAAACTCCAGAACTCATGGTCGATTTTATCGTTCGATATGGTAGAGGCCTAGACGAACCTGCAGAAAATAGACAGTCCGTTAGCGCAGCCACCATCGGTGGTGGTTATTTCGTCGGCGGGTTGGTGCCATTACTTCCATatttcttcgtcagcgAAGTTGGTACAGGTTTGATATGGTCCATAGTGATCATGGCGATCACTTTATTCTGGTTCGGTTACTTCAAGACTCAGGTTTCAATGAGCAATAACTGTACGCTACAGAAAAAGATAAGTGAGGGGTTTCAAATGGTTGCCGTCGGCGGGATTGCGGCCGGTTCTGCTTGGTTCTTCGTGCGGATCCTGGGTTAG
- the RSA3 gene encoding Rsa3p (ancestral locus Anc_8.436), translated as MAEGEVRAAKSAAKKSRRRKKRRTADVSDSSDSDSCSDNDYGRENNKSLEEVKEEDIQLTDDEAIGGPEVSKETSVEKLDDEVRDQLNAIPFTRTELTDRTDHIKGQGADLVKVKRTLEEDRKKLSSALEGQRTSRTDAENKNAYLSIMFENYGEEINSLRDAPDFTNKSLVMLANVLKDGTGMFDVDTLKTILN; from the coding sequence ATGGCTGAAGGTGAAGTCAGAGCAGCGAAAAGTGCTGCCAAAAAATCcagaaggagaaagaagagaagaactGCAGATGTTTCCGACTCTTCCGATTCAGATTCTTGCTCAGATAATGACTATGGGAGAGAGAATAATAAGTCTCTAGAAGAAGTGAAAGAGGAGGATATCCAGTTAACggatgatgaagcaatTGGTGGTCCGGAAGTGAGCAAAGAGACGAGCGTGGAAAAACTCGACGATGAAGTAAGAGATCAACTAAATGCTATCCCATTCACTAGGACTGAATTAACCGATAGAACTGATCATATCAAAGGCCAAGGGGCAGACCTAGTAAAAGTGAAGAGAACTTTGGAAGAGGACAGGAAGAAACTGAGCTCAGCTTTGGAGGGTCAGAGGACGAGTAGGACTGACGCTGAAAACAAGAACGCATATTTAAGCATTATGTTTGAAAACTATGGAGAAGAGATAAATTCACTGAGGGATGCTCCCGATTTCACGAACAAGTCTCTGGTTATGCTGGCGAACGTATTGAAGGATGGTACGGGAATGTTTGATGTAGACACTTTAAAGACGATATTGAACTGA